From Halalkalicoccus subterraneus:
AATGATACGTGTTCGCTCTCTTAGAGACCAAGGCCGACTTCGCCCACCGAGAAGATCGGACGGTCGCTCTCATTTCCACGGGTTCGGCACGAGGTCAGCCTGCACCCGAGCGCCGACCTCGATCCGACAGTCCGAGCGCGGTTCAGCCACACAGAGCAGGACGTACCCGTCTTGCCGGTGTCGGGGTTTGAGCCCCCGTGGCCGTTCAACGTGGACAAGGTCCCCCTCCAGCAGACGCCCTGTACAGGTGCCGCAGGCGCCGTACAGACAGCCATAGGGGACGCCGAGCTCTTCACGCTCGGTGGCGTTAA
This genomic window contains:
- a CDS encoding 2Fe-2S iron-sulfur cluster-binding protein; the protein is MYRVTLEWRNGQEATVGVAESETVINATEREELGVPYGCLYGACGTCTGRLLEGDLVHVERPRGLKPRHRQDGYVLLCVAEPRSDCRIEVGARVQADLVPNPWK